In Quercus robur chromosome 10, dhQueRobu3.1, whole genome shotgun sequence, a genomic segment contains:
- the LOC126703553 gene encoding 28 kDa ribonucleoprotein, chloroplastic-like: protein MASSATTVFRPMSMSESSSCLITLPSLFTTTTKNPSRILSVPSKPIKLHLSYSHTSLFSLTNKTQFSSIATFVAQTSDWAQQEEDNNTITINQQGQEEPVWENQETDVSGFEAEGEDSVIEGGDKDGVFEERDEEEESSVEPPEDAKLFVGNLPYDVDSQKLAELFEQVGTVEVAEVIYNRDTDQSRGFGFVTMSTVEEAEEAVEKFSSYDLGGRPLTVNKAAPRGARPERPPRAFEPGFRIYVGNLPWDVDNGRLEQIFSEHGKVEQARVVFDRETGRSRGFGFVTMSSETEMNDAIAALDGQSLDGRAIRVNVAEERPRRTF from the exons ATGGCTTCTTCAGCTACAACAGTCTTCAGACCCATGTCAATGTCAGAGTCATCATCATGCTTAATCACTCTTCCCTCACtcttcaccaccaccacaaaaaacccatcTCGAATTCTCTCTGTCCCATCCAAACCCATCAAGCTCCACCTCTCATACTCCCACACTTCACTCTTTTCCCTcacaaacaaaacccagtttTCCTCCATAGCCACCTTTGTAGCCCAGACCTCAGACTGGGCTCAACAAGAAGAAGACAACAACACCATCACCATTAACCAACAAGGACAAGAAGAGCCCGTCTGGGAAAACCAAGAGACCGATGTTTCAGGTTTTGAAGCTGAGGGAGAGGACTCAGTTATTGAGGGTGGTGATAAAGATGGggtttttgaggagagagatgaAGAGGAAGAGTCTTCTGTGGAACCACCAGAAGATGCTAAGCTATTTGTTGGTAATTTGCCTTATGATGTTGATAGTCAGAAATTGGCTGAGCTTTTCGAGCAGGTTGGCACTGTGGAGGTAGCTGAG GTTATTTACAACAGAGATACTGATCAGAGTCGTGGGTTCGGGTTTGTGACGATGAGTACTGTTGAAGAAGCTGAGGAGGCTGTTGAGAAGTTCAGCAGCTAT GATTTAGGTGGAAGGCCATTGACTGTTAACAAGGCTGCCCCTAGAGGAGCTCGGCCTGAACGCCCTCCTCGTGCATTTGAACCTGGCTTCAGAATTTATGTTGGTAACTTGCCATGGGATGTGGATAATGGTCGCCTGGAGCAGATTTTCAGCGAACATGGCAAGGTGGAACAAGCTCGGGTAGTTTTCGACAGAGAGACTGGCCGTTCACGTGGTTTTGGCTTTGTAACAATGTCAAGTGAGACTGAAATGAATGATGCCATTGCTGCTCTTGATGGACAG AGTTTGGATGGGAGGGCGATAAGAGTGAATGTTGCTGAAGAAAGACCAAGGCGTACCTTCTAA
- the LOC126703554 gene encoding protein-L-isoaspartate O-methyltransferase 1-like — translation MNVFVQSPKAKASLAYGCRYRGHPPSPLKRLNFTTLLLLLPQSQNRCYSYCSLSPSLFLSRATKTLHHSLSPHFPNPNFLTGNSFFFPMERFWSGSGINKNKAMVENLQTYGVVRSKKVAEVMEKVDRALFVPDGNAPYYDSPMPIGYNATISAPHMHATCLQLLEENLQPGMHALDVGSGTGYLTACFALMVGPQGCVVGVEHIPELVSSSIQNIQKSAAAPLLKEGSLAVHVGDGRQGWPEHAPYDAIHVGAAAPEIPQALIDQLKPGGRMVIPVGSIFQDLKVVEKSLDGSVSVRTETSVRYVPLTSRDAQLRNA, via the exons atgaatgTATTTGTTCAATCTCCAAAGGCAAAAGCATCGTTAGCGTATGGTTGCCGCTATCGTGGGCACCCACCTTCTCCTCTAAAACGCTTAAACTTCAccactcttcttctccttcttcccCAATCCCAAAATCGCTGTTACAgttattgctctctctctccttctctgtTCTTATCACGCGCTACCAAAACTCttcatcactctctctctcctcacttCCCAAACCCTAATTTCCTCACGGGcaactctttcttcttccccATGgag CGATTCTGGAGTGGAAGTGGCATTAATAAGAACAAAGCAATGGTGGAGAACTTGCAGACTTATGGTGTGGTCAGATCGAAGAAGGTAGCTGAAGTAATGGAGAAAGTTGATAGGGCTTTGTTTGTACCTGATGGGAATGCTCCCTATTATGACAGTCCCATGCCTATAGGATATAATGCTACTATTTCTGCCCCTCATATGCACGCCACTTGCCTTCAATTGTTGGAGGAGAATTTGCAGCCTGGCATGCATGCTTTGGATGTTGGTTCAG GAACTGGGTATTTGACAGCTTGTTTTGCATTAATGGTTGGACCACAGGGTTGTGTAGTTGGCGTGGAACATATTCCTGAGTTGGTTTCTTCGTCAATCCAGAATATTCAGAAAAGTGCTGCTGCTCCATTATTAAAAGAAGGTTCCCTTGCAGTGCATGTTGGCG ATGGAAGGCAAGGTTGGCCAGAGCATGCACCTTATGACGCTATTCATGTTGGGGCAGCAGCACCAGAAATCCCACAGGCACTTATTGACCAGCTGAAGCCTGGAGGAAGAATGGTTATTCCTGTTGGAAGCATATTCCAAGATTTGAAGGTGGTTGAAAAGAGCCTGGATGGTTCTGTGAGTGTCCGAACTGAGACCTCTGTTCGTTATGTGCCTCTTACTAGTCGAGATGCTCAGTTGCGCAATGCCTGA